A window of Thermus filiformis genomic DNA:
TAACCGGGGCCCCCAGCTTGGCGTAAGCCAAGCTGGGTTGGTGTCAGCCCTCCTGCCCGGAGGGCAGGGCCTGGGGCGTCTCCCCAGCCAGGCTCTGGCCCACGAACCGCGCCCCCGCCTCTATGTCCAGGACCTCGGTGACCACGTTGCCGTAGACCCGGGCGGTCTTGGCCAGGACCACCTTCTGGGCCCGGACGTTCGCCCGCACCTCCCCGTGCACCTCCAGGGTCTGGGCCTCCACCCGTTCCCCCTCGATCCGGCCCGTGGGCCCCACCTCCAGGTCCCCCTCCACCTGGACCGAGCCCCGCACCTCCCCGTCCAGGCGCACCTTCCCCTTGGCCCAGAAC
This region includes:
- a CDS encoding bactofilin family protein; this translates as MLKKAPVTYLGTETRIEGVFWAKGKVRLDGEVRGSVQVEGDLEVGPTGRIEGERVEAQTLEVHGEVRANVRAQKVVLAKTARVYGNVVTEVLDIEAGARFVGQSLAGETPQALPSGQEG